In Plasmodium malariae genome assembly, chromosome: 11, the following proteins share a genomic window:
- the PmUG01_11062400 gene encoding STP1 protein, producing MDKRRLREGLYNWANSDEITYLKSYIQTEISSLNAKNNKKEFREKCLQVVDYLISQKYNVPSRSTEERWKEVLSFYLRKYFRKPTKHGICPFILEENEKKLLELSYEAEDFCEGKTAWIQELNNYKRLNKNSIICNGDSLCMSKCNQYNVWIEERKKSFYQNSIFSEYKSKNIKSSKIKFPSNKNCKLLNTETFNQCECLLSDPSASENLPPKSESEHLQIQHEQSASHNQNPPQAQSPHLEKSNLEESVPQESPTKAEKSQIESIRPTKDANSEISTFSESESPKSKEHFTLEKQNQLVEGEFLASGIVSETTELSVSSLQTPYYTKPLIMIGPKENSNISYTTSVLISFLVIFLFVLFVKYALMRLFKKKKDIKRRQVKFFRLLIPSISNRKNKFLIDDHLEHITHDDKEIIKKIEINELNTKKNVNLLKQKKDRSKTIIEVHMEVLEKCRNEELEYKKLEYLEICLNEFTKKEYTIHSNLKNDEIIMEDIKTIEDTENKIFLWNKWVKRYRNLSQKLKKEEWFNNLKNEWKKEQVYAKKKKEIQKNLSDENQNFLYLEREKDIWKNWLPKKGAILEQYLEQKLFKELTEELQIMTNEYKNEQTRNNISLVNMMELQHIENYEELYKYIKKKLVPKLCILVFMMVFEECEKEEYIENRESYLDDTINECKTKKNSKKEQEIKENIIEINDFSENRINREIHRYT from the exons Atg GACAAAAGAAGATTGCGTGAAGGATTGTACAACTGGGCTAACTCAGATGAAATAACATATCTTAAAAGTTATATTCAAACTGAAATTAGTTCCTTAAATgcaaagaataataaaaaagaatttagaGAAAAATGTTTACAAGTGGTGGATTATTTAATAAGTCAAAAGTATAATGTTCCAAGTCGTTCAACAGAAGAGAGATGGAAAGAAGtactttcattttatttacgtaaatattttagaaaGCCTACTAAACATGGCATATGTCCTTTTATTTTGGAggagaatgaaaaaaaacttttagaATTATCATATGAAGCAGAAGATTTTTGTGAAGGAAAAACTGCTTGGATACAAGAATTAAATAACTATAAAAGattgaataaaaattcaattaTATGTAATGGTGATTCTCTATGTATGAGTAAGTGTAACCAATATAATGTGTGGATtgaagaaagaaagaaatctttttatcaaaatagCATCTTCAGCGAATACAAatccaaaaatataaaatcatcaaaaattaaatttccATCAAACAAAAATTGCAAACTGTTAAACACAGAAACATTTAATCAATGTGAATGCCTCCTCTCTGATCCATCGGCATCTGAGAACCTTCCTCCTAAATCAGAAAGTGAACATTTACAAATACAACATGAACAAAGTGCCTCTCACAATCAAAATCCCCCACAAGCACAATCTCCACATCTAGAAAAATCTAATCTTGAAGAATCAGTGCCACAAGAATCTCCTACTAAAGCTGAAAAGAGTCAAATTGAAAGTATACGACCTACAAAAGATGCTAATTCAGAAATATCTACATTTTCGGAATCTGAGAGTCCAAAATCAAAAGAACATTTTACattagaaaaacaaaatcaaCTAGTTGAAGGAGAATTCCTTGCTTCAGGAATCGTTTCGGAAACTACTGAATTATCAGTATCTTCCTTACAAACTCCTTACTATACTAAACCCCTTATAATGATAG GACCAAAAGAAAATTCAAATATCTCATACACAACATCTGTTTTAATCAGCTTCctagttatttttttatttgtactttttgttaaa TATGCACTAATGagactttttaaaaaaaagaaagatattAAAAGAAGACAAGTGAAATTTTTCAGATTACTAATACCTTCAATTTCtaatagaaaaaacaaatttttaatagatGATCATTTGGAACACATTACACATGATGacaaagaaattataaaaaaaatagaaataaatgaacttaatactaaaaaaaatgtaaacttGTTAAAGCAAAAAAAGGACAGATCAAAAACTATTATAGAAGTACATATGGAAGTACTGGAAAAATGTAGAAATGAAGAATTGGAATACAAAAAGCTagaatatttagaaatatgtttaaatgagtttacaaaaaaagaatatacaaTCCAttctaatttaaaaaatgatgaaataataatggaaGATATTAAAACTATAGAAGATActgaaaacaaaatttttctaTGGAATAAATGGGTAAAAAGATATAGAAATCTTTcacaaaaattgaaaaaagaagaatggtttaataacttaaaaaatgaatggaaaaaagaacaagtttacgcaaaaaaaaagaaagaaatacaaaaaaatctGTCAGATGAAAATcaaaattttctatatttagaaagagaaaaagatatatggaaaaattgGTTACCTAAAAAGGGTGCCATTTTAGAACAATATTTAGAACAAAAATTGTTTAAGGAATTGACAGAAGAATTACAAATTATGactaatgaatataaaaatgaacaaactagaaataatatatcccTAGTAAATATGATGGAACTGCAACACATAGAAAACTATGAagaattatacaaatatataaaaaaaaaattagtgcCAAAACTTTGTATACTCGTATTTATGATGGTATTTGAAGAATGTGAAAAGGAAGAGTACATAGAAAATAGGGAATCGTATTTGGATGATACCATAAATGAATgcaaaactaaaaaaaattcaaaaaaagaacaagaaattaaagaaaacATAATTGAAATTAACGACTTCTCagaaaatagaataaatagaGAAATTCACCGTTATACATAG
- the PmUG01_11062500 gene encoding Plasmodium exported protein, unknown function — protein MRVYNIDNTIVPGIGINKRLNSFFVNILKKIIRKDCTFGSICGRTLCVHYGETEYFLRPTEELKRLRENFTSNYNTKKLELKDSHNILYRNNLKNHSMLKKRKNMLHRPNITDINLEKYHNFISVDKPFIDSKLKGNKKVIVDNKPLKTESTLRKLRENLLNNPFIRDLMLKELDNILLGNEFNTENVLKELNNNILSNTKVGLSELNMLEKIVLNNKLLKESKIKELKSILLNNKALTESQLLELKLLVSDIISDNSNLKVNTQSRYIDILNKSFINRHYRLPKIRDTLMSRDLNKKNILLHEDDSLKKIDITKDYLSPKDTPTESIPVTNNKELLQKKNSISEIDIINECLSDKDVSTEETDVTDKKELLQKDNAISEINNTKENLSQREIPPKNISVANKKELLQKKFSLSEIDTIEECLSYKDISIEETDVTNKKELLLKKDSIREIDNTKENVFPKEKKYTIDIHMNDGKKEYALQKEKNYIINIHMSKGKKENILPKGKKYIMDITMIDKEKEKELPEEKKYIIDLHMSDGIKKDELSQKNYTSCKNKKKKEKHVPKKKAWNIDLFMSKKWKKKKLFKEKKWHINIFMNDRSRNIELIRDINPLNIIDVTVKDPLYEVMEDYLFESVLEANVKKEPNKIKSFLKKTAIYCAPVIAACIALPLLTVYYINAAATDIITEAVSAGISEGLSELSSCTFSAITGSIIPALGHLPSLTVPAFKAISNTISSPVESLWGGLFSFASNVMDAFSEAAKQSDGGVSTFLNGFRTGARNVANCAFTTVPNKAYSAGVSAGVKNAIMRTVFPSLIAISVLIIFLGIYKLLLYLGKKGKLNFLNNYKKKVLSSLEKIKFHNRINIWKKSRHKNFLHLYDE, from the exons ATGAGAGTTtataatatagataataCTATTGTTCCTGGTATTGGTATAAATAAACGACTAAAC agtttttttgttaacattcttaaaaaaataataaggaaaGATTGCACATTCGGTTCAATATGTGGTAGAACGTTATGCGTACACTATGGAGAAACAGAGTATTTTTTAAGACCAActgaagaattaaaaagatTAAGGGAAAATTTTACATCTAACTACAACACAAAAAAGTTAGAATTAAAGGACTCACATAATATTCTCTATcgtaataatttgaaaaatcaTAGTAtgctaaaaaaaagaaaaaatatgttacatAGACCAAACATAACAGATATAAACCTagaaaaatatcataatttcATATCAGTTGATAAACCCTTTATAGATTCTAAATTGAAaggtaataaaaaagttatagtGGACAATAAACCACTGAAAACAGAGAGTACATTAAGAAAATTAAGAgaaaatttgttaaataaCCCATTTATAAGAGATTTAATGTTAAAAGAATTAGATAACATTTTATTAGGAAATGAATTTAATACTGAAAATGTATTAAAGGAAttaaacaataatattttatctaaTACAAAGGTAGGGCTATCAGAACTAAATATGCtagaaaaaattgtattaaataataaactaCTTAAGgaatcaaaaataaaagagttaAAATCAATTCTGTTAAATAATAAGGCATTAACTGAATCTCAACTACTTGAATTAAAATTACTGGTAAGTGATATAATAAGTGACAATTCTAATTTAAAAGTTAACACTCAATCACgatatatagatattttaaataaaagtttcATAAATAGACATTATAGACTACCAAAAATAAGAGATACTTTAATGAGTAGagatttaaacaaaaaaaatatcttgtTACATGAAGACgattctttaaaaaagatCGATATAACAAAAGATTACTTATCACCTAAGGATACTCCTACAGAGTCAATTCCTGTAACTAATAATAAGGAGTtgttacaaaaaaagaattctATTAGTGAAATTGACATTATCAATGAATGTTTATCAGATAAGGATGTCTCTACAGAGGAAACCGACGTAACCGATAAAAAGGAGCTATTACAAAAAGATAATGCCATCAGtgaaattaataatactaaGGAAAATTTATCACAAAGAGAAATACCTCCAAAGAATATTTCTGTAGCTAATAAAAAGGAGTTGTTACAAAAAAAGTTTTCCCTTAGTGAAATCGATACTATTGAGGAATGTTTATCATATAAGGATATTTCTATAGAGGAAACTGATGTAACGAATAAAAAGGAGTTATTGCTAAAAAAAGATTCCATAAGAGAAATTGATAATACAAAGGAAAATGTATTtccaaaagaaaaaaaatatactatagATATACACATGAATGatggaaaaaaggaatatgctttacagaaagaaaaaaattatattataaatatacatatgagcaaagggaaaaaggaaaatatattaccaaaaggaaaaaaatatattatggatATAACTATGATTgataaagaaaaggaaaaagaattacccgaagagaaaaaatatattatagattTACATATGAGTGATGGCATAAAGAAAGATGAATTatcacaaaaaaattatacttcatgtaaaaataaaaaaaagaaagaaaaacatgtaccaaaaaaaaaggcatgGAATATTGATTTGTTCATGagtaaaaaatggaaaaaaaaaaagttatttaaagaaaaaaaatggcatataaatatatttatgaatgatAGGTCTAGGAATATTGAATTAATACGAGATATAAAtcctttaaatataattgatGTAACAGTCAAGGATCCTTTGTATGAAGTAATGGAGGATTACCTTTTTGAAAGCGTCCTAGAAGCCAATGTTAAAAAAGAGcctaataaaataaaatcttttttaaaaaaaacagccATTTATTGTGCTCCTGTGATAGCAGCATGCATTGCGCTACCACTTCTTacagtatattatattaatgcaGCTGCTACAGACATAATTACTGAAGCTGTAAGTGCAGGTATATCAGAAGGGTTATCTGAATTGTCGTCTTGTACATTTTCTGCTATAACTGGATCTATTATACCTGCGTTAGGTCATCTCCCAAGTTTAACAGTTCCTGCATTTAAGGCAATTTCAAATACTATAAGTTCTCCCGTAGAAAGTTTATGGGGAggtttattttcatttgcaAGTAATGTTATGGATGCCTTTTCTGAAGCTGCAAAACAATCTGATGGAGGTGTTTCCACATTTTTAAATGGTTTTCGAACTGGTGCTAGAAATGTTGCAAATTGTGCATTTACTACAGTCCCAAATAAAGCTTATTCTGCAGGTGTTTCAGCTGGTGTAAAAAATGCTATTATGCGGACTGTATTTCCATCATTAATTGCTATTTCTGttctaattatatttttaggtATTTATAAACTACTATTATACCTAGGAAAAAAGGGAAAGTTAAATTTTctcaataattataaaaaaaaagtgttaaGTTCCTTagagaaaattaaatttcataatagaataaatatatggaaaaagagtcgacataaaaattttttacatttatatgatgAGTAA